CCTACACCTTCATCTCCTGCCGAATGTAGAGAGGTTCGATACAATCCCCTATTGGTATTTCTGTTTCGCTGAAATGTTCTTAGTGAATAAGAAAGTCCAGGGAAGATTTGATAATTCAGAGTAATATTGACATCCGTCAGGTTTATTTTGGTTTCATCAACGGATTCTCTTTGGTTCCACAAAGGGCTAACGGCTGTATTATTAGGCCCTAAGTAAAATTTCACCAACTCTCCATTTTCATCAAACGGTTTTGCCAAAGGAGTAATATTTGTAAAATTCAAGTCACCTGTTTCCTGATCTTGATTGGCATTTTGGTAATTGAAAATACCTTTTAGACTCAATCTATCCGTAATTTGCTGATCGAGATTTAGCTTGAAAGCAGCTCTGCGATAGCCAGAATTGGGAATAATACCGTCTTGGTCAAAATAATTTATACTTGAAAATACCTTGGTTTTTTCACTACCAGCAGAAAGGCTAAGGGCATGGCTTTGTAGCAGTGCATTATCCAATATTAAGTCCTCCCAATCTACAAATTCTTGGTTGGCAATAGCATCTAATTCAAAAGGTGAAAAAACGTTTAGGTCATTGAGGTACTCTCCTGTAAAACGATTTCTATTGGCTTCTCTTTTTAGGTCAATATACTGCTGTCCGTCGTATTGATTAAAGTTTCTTGTAATCGTCTGAGTAGTCGTAAACCCGTGATAATTGAGGTTTATTTGACCTGCTTTACCCGATTTTGTGGTGACAAGTATAACTCCATTTGAAGCCCTTGAACCATAGATTGCAGTTGAAGAAGCATCTTTAAGAATCTCAATATTGGCAATATCATCTGGAGCCACATCATTGAGGTTGTCGAAAGGCAAACCATCAACTATGATTAATGGAGAATTTCCATTAGGAGCAACCGATACATTTCCCCTAATCACAATATTGGAGCTACCTCCCGGTCTGGCATCAGCAAGGTTTACCTGTACGCCCGCCGCTCTTCCCCTCAGCATCTCTGAAACATTGGTCGTAGGCAAAGCAGTAGCTTCTTCAAGGTTCACGCTGGTAACGGCTCCAACTACATTACTTTTCTTTCTTGTTCCATAACCTACTACGGTTACTTCATCTAAATATTCAGAAGATTCTTGAAGCGTGATGTTTATGGTTGTTTGCTCTCCTACTACAACTACTTGAGGAGTCATTCCTATAAAGCTAAATACCAGTTGATCGGAGGCATTGACATCTTGAAGCGTATAATTACCGTCAATATCTGTTACCGTACCTTTATTGGTGTTTTGCACAACAATACTCGCACCTGGTAGTGAGGCCCCAGATGCATCCGTCACAATACCACTTATCGTCTTGGTTTGCGAAAAAGCATTGAGTGAGCTTAGAATTATGATAGCAATTATTGCTAGTTTCAGTTTTATCATAATGATTTTGGTTTATGTTGATGATAAATTAGATTTACAGTAATTATAGGTCTTCGCATTAAAAAGGAATAAATCGCAACCCACCCCTGCCCCTCCAAGGAGGGGAATACTTGTACCAAGTGGGAAATTCCCCTCTTGGGAGGGGTAAGGGGTGGGTTTAAGTAATATAAACAATCAATGCGGAAACCAATATTTCTAAAACAAAACATTACTAATTAAACTTTGAAGAACATTGTGATTAGGTAAACATGCTACGGATTGCCTCATAGCTTGCTCTACGAATATTGTAGAGTGTACCCTGACTAAGTATCGTACTCAACAATAATTGATAATCCTTTAAATAGGTTATCAAGGTTTTTATTGGAACAACTTTCAACTTTGGGCAAATTTCAAGCAAAGTTCTATGGATAATGAAATTGTTTGCTTAAAGCTAAAAATAACATATTTGCGCAACAATACTACAATTGAACCAAATTTTGTGCTTTTTTGACTACATCATCACTACTGCAATTTGTTTTCTACAATTTGTTTTGACTACATCATTACTACTACAATTTGTTTTCCACAATCTTTTGATTGATTTTCACCTCCTTGTATTTTCTTGGCGAAATAGCAATCTGCACAATTTATATTTATTTTTAATAAATCTGGAGATGATGTAAAAGTTTTTTGGCGTGAATCGTTTAAACTATTGTAGTTTGGTGTACACAATCAGATCAAACTGGTGTGTGCAAATTATTAGGCTGTAGCTCTATCACTGAAACAATAGACGACCGCTTAAAAATCAGAAACTACAATACAATTCTGCTATCTACTTTTTTTGACCAAAAACAGAATTTGGCTATATTTACAAAGTAGGGAAGGCAGTCAAACTCAAGAACCTCTTCCCTATACACCGATTTCGTTCAAAGAAATGTCTGCACTATCAAAGTGGAGCGATTAGCCGAATGCTTGGTGAGCGCAGACATTCCTTTGAGTTGGGCTTCACTAAGAAAAAAGGAAAAATCAATGGATTGGGAGAAAGTTATATTATACGGATTAATTGGCTTAGCAGTTAGCTTGACAATGAATTATATGAATAAAGGAGCAAGCCAAGAAATTGCTAAAAATATGAATGGTGAAATAGAGTTGAGAATGAATAAGCTCTATCAAATTTTAGGGTATGTAAGTATATGTTTTGCCTCAATATTTGTAATAACAGCATTGTATTACCAAGAAAAAGAATTGTATATAATAGGAGTTTTGATGCTTTTTTTATTTGGAGGATTAGGAATACCTTGTTTGATGTATTATCAAAATCACAAGCTGCAATTCAACGATGAAAGAATAATTGTTCAAAATTGGAGAAAAAAAGTTGAAGAAATTACCTGGGGCGAAATAAATGAAATCAAATTCAATCCGTTCTCAGGGTATCTGAAAATAAGAGGTTTAAACAAAATAATTACAATTCACCAACACTTAGTAGGGTTGAAGGAATTCACCAATAAAATGGAAGAAAAAACAAATTGGAAAACAAGTGAATTGAAATTACCAATTAATTAAAAAAGAAAGCGAACGTCCAACGACATAAGTGAGGTTGTTTTCGATCTCATTTGCTCCGTTAGAACTTTAGGATTGTCCTTAGTTCAGGCCACCCCTTCTTTACACTCTGTAAAGTATTTAAATATATTTATCTTAGCAGCGAGTTTTCGCTACACATAGTTGTAGGTGCAATTGCGTGTACACTCGCTCTTTTAGCAGCAACAAATATGACAACGAAACAGACTATATTAGTTTTGACTTTGGCAGTTTGTGGTCTGATTGCTTGTAAGCAAAAACATGTGACTGAAATCCGTGATGACTTCAAGAAATATTATGACCAATTTCAAGTTGAGGGTTCTTTTGCTCTTTACGACCAACAACAGGATAAATACACTTTTTACAATCAAGACCAATTCAAACAGGTCTTTTCTCCTGCTTCAACTTTTAAAATTTGCAATTCACTTATCGGCCTGGAGACTGGGGTAATAAAAGACGAGAAATTTGTTATTCCCTGGGACAGTGTAGTCAGAAATCCTTTATGGGACCAAGACCACGATATGAAAACAGCATTTGCAAACTCAACAGTTTGGTATTATCAAGAGCTTGCAAGAAGGGTTGGCGGGCAACGTATGAATTACTGGCTTGACAAAGCAAACTACGGCAATGCAGACACTTCGGGCGGCATAGACAAGTTTTGGCTAACTGGAGGACTTCATATTTCACCCGAACAGCAAATAGACTTTCTAAAACAACTTCGCAACAATAACCTGCCTTTTTCCCAACGCTCAATGGAAATTGTAAAGAACATAATGATTGCAAAGGATACATTGGATTATGTAGTAAGAGGTAAAACCGGTTGGGGAGAGCATGGCAACAAAGACGTTGGTTGGTATGTTGGCTATGTTGAGACAAAAGACAATGTTTATTATTTTACTAATTGTGTTCTAATAGACACCGAGAAATTAAATGATGTCAATCGTGCCATTAGCTTTGATAACTCAAGAATAGCAATTGTTTATACAATACTTAACAATCTCAAACTGACAAACAAATGAGAATTTGCTGCTAAAACGGATTTGGCAAAAGTGGCGGTTCAGTACTCCGCAGATAGTTTGTCATTATTCAAACATTGGTTGTCTGCATCAGTGATGAAAATCGCCCCTTTCGTCAAGCCCGAAAACGTTGGACACAGACTTCGCCTATTGGAATTTATATCATTCCTCTCATAAGGCAAAAAGCACTGCTCACAACACTACATACACAAAATTGCACACACTTTGTTTGTCTGTGGTTATCTTTCTTTCTTAATGGAGAATACTCCTTAGCAGCAAGTGCTTTACATGAGGTTGTGGGTGCAATTTCGTATATTTTTTTATATCAAAAAAACATACCTAAATAAATTATTCAAATTGTTTTATTTAGACGATTTTTCATGTGACCTCTGCAAGACTTTGGATGGCTCGTTTATATACTAAAAACTTATCAATTCAGTCTAATGCTAAAAATTTAAGTAAAAACCAAAATCACATTTTATGCTTCAAACCGTAAATTAAGATTTGAAGTAACCACCATTTTTGGTTTCCAAAAACGCATCAAAAGGAATCTCTTCTTGTTTGATAAAACCTTTGTTAGGCAATGTACCATTTGCCACCATTTCAATCACCGCCACCAAACTTGCAGCCGTCGTCCAAGAAATCGCCCGCCAATGCTGACCGTCTATTTCGATGGGATGAAATGCACGGTAGTATTCATTTCTAAACAATTTATCACCTTGCCAACCTTCAACAACTGCATAGACATACACAACATCCTCTTTAACAGGAGGTTTAGCGTTTTTCAAAATATTCTCCAACTGTTGTATGTCGTTCTTCATGATCAATTCATACATCAAAAACCGCATCAATTTGGCATGACCAGGATAACGCATCGTTTTGTAGTTCAAGGTATCTACTTTTCCTTCAAAGGTTTCACACATCGTTCCCAAACCGCCAGAAGTAGTAAAAGCTTCAAATTCTTGACCTTCAATATTGATGTATTCGATACCATTCAAGGAAGGCATCATTTTGCGGACTCCATTGTGAATTGCCTCTGCATCGTTCAAGTATTCATTGATGACTCCCGCAGGTGACCAAGTGAACGAATAGGCCAATAAACCATTCGGATAACGAGGCAATGCGCCTACTCTGAGCTCAATGTCCCGAACTTTGGTGAAACTTTTAGTCAAATCAGCCCCAATAATGCCAATCAAACCTGGAGCCAAACCACATTGAGGAGCCATGACCGATGTTGCCGTTTCGCTCAATGAACGAATATAGTT
The Chitinophagales bacterium genome window above contains:
- the blaOXA gene encoding class D beta-lactamase gives rise to the protein MTTKQTILVLTLAVCGLIACKQKHVTEIRDDFKKYYDQFQVEGSFALYDQQQDKYTFYNQDQFKQVFSPASTFKICNSLIGLETGVIKDEKFVIPWDSVVRNPLWDQDHDMKTAFANSTVWYYQELARRVGGQRMNYWLDKANYGNADTSGGIDKFWLTGGLHISPEQQIDFLKQLRNNNLPFSQRSMEIVKNIMIAKDTLDYVVRGKTGWGEHGNKDVGWYVGYVETKDNVYYFTNCVLIDTEKLNDVNRAISFDNSRIAIVYTILNNLKLTNK
- a CDS encoding saccharopine dehydrogenase C-terminal domain-containing protein encodes the protein MKKILTLGLGKVGTLVATLLSKDFEVTGMDKDAPHYDYDLPFTVLKGDVSDGEFMEKMIQDFDAVVSALPFFLNKPIAALAHKHSKHYFDLTEDVETTNYIRSLSETATSVMAPQCGLAPGLIGIIGADLTKSFTKVRDIELRVGALPRYPNGLLAYSFTWSPAGVINEYLNDAEAIHNGVRKMMPSLNGIEYINIEGQEFEAFTTSGGLGTMCETFEGKVDTLNYKTMRYPGHAKLMRFLMYELIMKNDIQQLENILKNAKPPVKEDVVYVYAVVEGWQGDKLFRNEYYRAFHPIEIDGQHWRAISWTTAASLVAVIEMVANGTLPNKGFIKQEEIPFDAFLETKNGGYFKS